The following are from one region of the Quercus robur chromosome 1, dhQueRobu3.1, whole genome shotgun sequence genome:
- the LOC126715291 gene encoding AP2/ERF and B3 domain-containing transcription factor At1g51120, whose protein sequence is MEEDASSMISSANKMNATAETSDSNNTYYTLLGCKRMRHENNNNASSLAKFKGVVPQQNGHWGAQIYANHQRIWLGTFKSEKEAAMAYDSAAIKLRSGDSHRNFPWTERTAQEPEFQKHYSTEAVLNMIRDGSYPSKFAAFLRTQSQSKDMGFSLKQAKVHGDGQFSCSQLFQKELTPSDVGKLNRLVIPKKYAVRYFPYICESMEDNAAAAAADGNGVDDIELVFYDKLMKSWKFRYCYWRSSQSFVFTRGWNRFVKEKKLKANDIITFYSCERGEKAKEGETFCLIDVIYNGGESKNCLVEGVNEVQLELDLNLGKMFTYKMDEDDKKFKEEKILSVLDPIQKVDDKGFRLFGVNIN, encoded by the coding sequence ATGGAAGAAGATGCTTCAAGCATGATTTCAAGTGCCAATAAAATGAATGCAACAGCAGAAACTTCAGATTCAAACAACACTTACTACACTTTGCTTGGATGCAAGCGCATGAGACACGAAAACAATAATAATGCCTCCTCCTTAGCGAAATTCAAAGGGGTTGTTCCTCAGCAGAATGGACATTGGGGTGCACAGATATATGCCAATCACCAGAGAATTTGGCTTGGGACATTTAAATCTGAAAAGGAGGCAGCTATGGCTTATGATAGCGCGGCAATCAAGCTTCGTAGTGGGGATTCACATAGAAATTTTCCATGGACTGAAAGGACAGCTCAGGAGCCTGAATTTCAAAAACATTATAGCACAGAAGCAGTGCTAAATATGATCAGGGATGGTTCTTATCCATCCAAATTTGCTGCTTTTTTACGTACTCAATCTCAAAGCAAAGATATGGGATTTAGTCTCAAGCAAGCAAAGGTGCATGGTGATGGACAATTTTCATGTAGCCAACTTTTTCAAAAGGAATTGACACCAAGCGATGTAGGTAAGCTTAATAGACTtgttattccaaaaaaatatgCTGTGAGATACTTTCCTTACATTTGTGAAAGTATGGAAGATaatgctgctgctgctgctgctgatggTAATGGTGTCGATGACATTGAGTTAGTATTTTATGACAAGTTAATGAAGTCATGGAAATTTCGATATTGTTATTGGAGGAGTAGCCAAAGTTTTGTGTTCACAAGAGGTTGGAATAGATTTGTGAAGGAGAAAAAATTGAAGGCAAATGATATAATCACATTTTATAGTTGTGAACGTGGTGAAAAGGCAAAAGAGGGTGAAACATTTTGTTTAATTGATGTAATCTATAATGGGGGAGAGAGCAAGAATTGTTTGGTTGAGGGGGTGAATGAAGTTCAGCTGGAATTGGATTTAAATTTGGGGAAAATGTTCACCTATAAAATGGATGAGGATGACaaaaaattcaaggaagagAAGATTTTGAGTGTACTGGATCCAATTCAAAAAGTGGATGACAAAGGTTTTAGGCTCTTTGGTGTAAATATCAACTGA